One Brassica napus cultivar Da-Ae chromosome C2, Da-Ae, whole genome shotgun sequence DNA window includes the following coding sequences:
- the LOC111213761 gene encoding uncharacterized protein LOC111213761 yields the protein MGLCVSVGRSDCDSSPTAKIVTVNGDLREYNVPVLASQVLEAESSSSSSSSSRTSSYFLCNSDSLYYDDFIPAIESEEFLQADQIYFVLPVSKRQYRLTASDMAALAVKASVAIEKAAGKKNRRRKSGRISPVMILNRPNERSVAVNRNANETMMAQKGKVLNKTTPFKTATTSGYSRSGSVRRLKRYASVRAKKLAARSIKRLSTIYEGTVF from the coding sequence ATGGGTCTTTGTGTATCCGTTGGTCGCAGCGACTGCGATTCATCGCCGACGGCTAAAATCGTGACGGTTAACGGCGATCTCCGGGAATACAATGTCCCGGTGTTAGCCTCTCAGGTTCTTGAAGcggaatcttcttcttcttcttcatcctcgtcGCGGACTTCCTCTTACTTTCTATGTAACTCGGATTCTCTCTactacgacgatttcatcccgGCGATCGAATCGGAGGAGTTTCTCCAGGCGGATCAAATTTACTTCGTTCTCCCCGTCTCTAAACGCCAGTACCGTCTCACGGCGTCGGACATGGCGGCTCTCGCGGTGAAAGCTAGCGTCGCGATCGAGAAAGCCGCGGGGAAGAAGAATCGCCGTCGTAAGAGCGGGAGGATATCTCCGGTGATGATTTTGAATCGGCCTAACGAACGGAGCGTCGCTGTTAACAGAAATGCAAACGAGACGATGATGGCACAAAAGGGAAAGGTGCTCAATAAAACGACGCCGTTTAAGACTGCTACTACGAGCGGTTATTCCCGGTCCGGTTCGGTACGGAGATTGAAAAGATATGCCTCTGTGCGAGCCAAGAAGCTTGCGGCTCGATCGATTAAAAGACTCTCGACCATCTACGAAGGAaccgtgttttag